One region of Camelus bactrianus isolate YW-2024 breed Bactrian camel chromosome 20, ASM4877302v1, whole genome shotgun sequence genomic DNA includes:
- the LOC105064252 gene encoding butyrophilin-like protein 1 codes for MNIWCLQCAPLSALKKMMDVPCFFSAGFLPTLLLLQMSTWCSAVSGFSVKGPAQPIMVLLGADATLPCQLSPEQNAAHMQIRWYRVQLSPAVLVYQNGQEQDGEQMLEYRGRTELVGDSIGKGAVALLIQNIRASDDGQYWCHFNDGRISQEATVELRVVGVGSAPHVQMRGPEDGGIRVLCSSGGWFPKPRVQWSGTAGMKLPSLSESQTQDGDGLFHVEASLVVTDSSAGNVTCSVQNTLSGQERVSAVFLPEAFFPRMSPWKAALAGTLPVLGLLLIGISYAGWREHKAKEREVTERKKESHEKDEMRREKEQVLEVKENLKAELERRKALYREDWKKALLYPDWRKEQFQLAPVTLNQENFHKDDSYPERKENFREDMQGDCKLAALKATGFTSGRYYWEVDVGDADEWTLGIYEKPTERSDLKSDLLKKYRVLEKKGCEYRALTSYRHDISPEKLLVEKCPQKIVIFLDYEDNDISFYNMTDGTHIFSFTQANFSGSLYPYFKLKSMGLSPSA; via the exons ATGAACATTTGGTGCCTCCAGTGTGCTCCACTTTCTGCTCTGAAGAAGATGATGGATGTTCCCTGTTTCTTCTCTGCTGGCTTTCTCCCcactctcctccttctccagatGTCTACGTGGTGCTCCGCAG TGTCCGGGTTTTCTGTAAAGGGACCAGCTCAGCCCATCATGGTGCTGCTAGGGGCAGATGCCACCCTGCCCTGCCAGCTGTCCCCTGAGCAGAATGCTGCCCACATGCAGATCCGGTGGTACCGAGTCCAGCTCTCCCCCGCTGTGCTTGTGTACCAGAATGGACAGGAACAAGACGGGGAGCAAATGCTGGAGTACCGTGGCAGGACAGAGTTGGTGGGGGACTCCATCGGCAAAGGGGCTGTGGCCCTGCTGATCCAAAACATCCGTGCCTCTGATGATGGCCAGTATTGGTGTCATTTTAACGATGGTCGCATCTCCCAAGAAGCCACTGTGGAGCTGCGTGTTGTAG GCGTGGGCTCTGCCCCTCACGTTCAGATGAGGGGGCCCGAGGATGGCGGGATCCGAGTTCTGTGCTCCTCGGGTGGCTGGTTCCCCAAACCCAGGGTGCAGTGGAGCGGCACGGCGGGAATGAAGCTGCCatccctctctgagtctcagaccCAAGATGGAGATGGGCTCTTCCATGTGGAGGCATCTCTTGTGGTCACAGATAGCTCTGCAGGCAACGTGACCTGCTCCGTCCAGAACACCCTCTCCGGCCAGGAGAGAGTGTCGGCCGTCTTCCTCCCAG AGGCCTTCTTCCCCAGGATGTCTCCATGGAAGGCAGCTCTGGCTGGGACCCTCCCTGTGCTGGGGCTTCTCCTCATTGGGATCAGCTACGCTGGCTGGAGAGAACATAAAGCCAAAGAAAGAGAAGTAacggaaaggaagaaagaatctCATGAAAAGGATGAgatgaggagagaaaaggaacaggTGCTTGAAGTCAAAG aAAACCTCAAGGCAGAGCTTG AAAGGCGAAAGGCATTATACCGAGAAG ATTGGAAAAAGGCCTTGCTATATCCTG ATTGGAGAAAGGAACAGTTCCAACTTG ctcCTGTgactttaaatcaagaaaactttcaTAAGGACGATTCTTacccagagagaaaagagaacttcAGGGAAGACATGCAGGGAGACTGCAAACTTGCGGCACTAAAAGCGACAGGGTTCACTTCAGGGAGATACTATTGGGAAGTGGATGTCGGGGATGCGGATGAATGGACTCTAGGCATTTATGAGAAGCCCACGGAGAGGAGTGATTTAAAAAGTGATCTACTAAAGAAGTACAGAGTCTTAGAGAAGAAAGGATGTGAATACAGGGCTCTCACCAGTTATCGCCACGACATTTCCCCAGAAAAGCTTCTGGTGGAAAAGTGTCCACAAAAGATTGTGATATTCTTGGATTATGAGGACAATGACATTTCTTTCTATAACATGACTGATGGAACCCACATCTTCTCCTTCACTCAGGCCAATTTCTCTGGGTCACTCTATCCTTACTTCAAACTTAAATCCATGGGGCTCTCCCCATCTGCATGA
- the LOC105064251 gene encoding butyrophilin subfamily 1 member A1 isoform X1: MVCSLDFSLRRDFFFILLLQVSMWGSDSFSVIGPSEPIVAMLGADTVLPCRVFPAMSLENMELRWFRSQFSEAVYVYQDGMEQTGEQLVDFRGRAELVKDYITEGRVAVRIHSLRVSDDGMYKCFFKKGSDFEEAVLELKVIGLGSNPHIFMVGPEDGGIRLKCTGKGWFPQPEVQWKDAKEERIPSLSEDQTQDDDGLFQTEASLIVRDSSKTEVSCSMKNPFFGQEQVETIFIPEPFFPRTSPWKAAFAVTFVILGISIGAIVYLALKEKQEKKNVSEVEKEKEKERKAKESLEKELARRKTLYQQDWRKAELYADWRKELFKAVDVTLDPDTAHHKLKLSESRKQVYLKENDPQNGDASTHQEQEESETISSVLGQDDLTPGRHCWEVEVSMKTEVGSGTRCALGVCAVIAKREGWFAESPEKNFWVVTYKEGEVISQKGSLSLRQWPRRIGVFLDWDAGNVSFYNMIDGSHIHSFTGISFCGELRPYFSLQGDGTSLTICSASDNNENCPDFSAKASVTHLSSCDLSVPEEANSLLCP; the protein is encoded by the exons ATGGTGTGTTCCTTGGACTTCTCTTTGCGGAGAGACTTCTTCTTTATCCTGCTTCTCCAGGTGTCCATGTGGGGCTCAG ATTCATTTTCGGTGATTGGCCCCTCGGAGCCCATTGTGGCCATGCTGGGTGCCGACACGGTGCTGCCCTGTCGCGTGTTCCCAGCCATGAGCCTGGAGAACATGGAGCTCCGCTGGTTCCGCTCCCAGTTCTCAGAAGCTGTGTATGTGTATCAGGACGGGATGGAGCAGACAGGAGAACAGCTGGTAGATTTCAGAGGGAGAGCAGAGCTGGTGAAAGACTACATCACTGAGGGAAGAGTGGCTGTGAGAATCCACAGCCTCCGCGTCTCAGACGATGGAATGtacaaatgtttttttaaaaagggaagtgATTTTGAagaagccgttttggagctaaaAGTGATAG GTCTGGGTTCCAATCCTCATATTTTCATGGTGGGTCCAGAAGATGGAGGAATACGGCTGAAGTGCACAGGCAAAGGATGGTTTCCCCAGCCTGAAGTTCAGTGGAAAGATGCAAAGGAGGAGAGGATCCCATCTCTCTCTGAAGACCAGACGCAAGACGATGATGGGTTGTTTCAGACTGAGGCGTCTCTCATTGTGAGAGACAGCTCAAAGACAGAAGTGTCCTGTTCCATGAAGAACCCCTTCTTTGGACAAGAGCAAGTGGAAACCATTTTTATCCCAG AGCCCTTCTTCCCTAGGACCTCTCCTTGGAAGGCAGCATTCGCTGTGACTTTCGTGATACTTGGGATTTCCATTGGTGCTATTGTGTATTTGGCtctgaaagaaaaacaggaaaagaaaaatgtatcagaagttgagaaggaaaaggagaaagaaagaaaagccaaag aatcACTTGAGAAGGAGCTTG CCAGAAGGAAGACATTATATCAGCAAG attggagAAAAGCAGAGTTATATGCTG actgGAGAAAGGAACTGTTCAAAGCAG TGGATGTTACTCTGGATCCAGACACAGCTCATCACAAGCTCAAGTTATCTGAGAGcagaaaacaagtttatttaaAAGAGAATGATCCTCAGAATGGTGACGCCTCAACACACCAAGAGCAAGAAGAGTCTGAAACCATCTCCAGTGTTTTGGGCCAGGATGACCTTACCCCAGGGAGACATTGCTGGGAGGTAGAAGTGAGTATGAAGACAGAAGTTGGATCTGGAACTAGATGTGCTCTGGGTGTTTGTGCAGTTATAGCAAAAAGAGAGGGCTGGTTTGCAGAAAGTCCAGAGAAGAATTTCTGGGTGGTAACATACAAGGAAGGAGAAGTCATTTCCCAGAAAGGGTCTCTGTCACTGAGACAGTGGCCCCGCAGGATTGGAGTTTTCCTGGACTGGGATGCTGGGAACGTGTCCTTTTACAACATGATCGATGGGTCCCACATCCATTCTTTTACTGGAATCTCCTTCTGCGGAGAACTTCGTCCTTATTTTAGTCTTCAGGGTGATGGCACATCTTTGACTATCTGCTCAGCTTCAGATAACAATGAAAATTGTCCTGATTTTTCTGCAAAGGCCTCTGTAACTCATTTGAGTAGTTGTGATCTAAGTGTCCCCGAAGAAGCTAACTCTCTATTATGTCCATAA
- the LOC105064251 gene encoding butyrophilin subfamily 3 member A2 isoform X2: MVCSLDFSLRRDFFFILLLQVSMWGSDSFSVIGPSEPIVAMLGADTVLPCRVFPAMSLENMELRWFRSQFSEAVYVYQDGMEQTGEQLVDFRGRAELVKDYITEGRVAVRIHSLRVSDDGMYKCFFKKGSDFEEAVLELKVIGLGSNPHIFMVGPEDGGIRLKCTGKGWFPQPEVQWKDAKEERIPSLSEDQTQDDDGLFQTEASLIVRDSSKTEVSCSMKNPFFGQEQVETIFIPEPFFPRTSPWKAAFAVTFVILGISIGAIVYLALKEKQEKKNVSEVEKEKEKERKAKESLEKELARRKTLYQQDWRKELFKAVDVTLDPDTAHHKLKLSESRKQVYLKENDPQNGDASTHQEQEESETISSVLGQDDLTPGRHCWEVEVSMKTEVGSGTRCALGVCAVIAKREGWFAESPEKNFWVVTYKEGEVISQKGSLSLRQWPRRIGVFLDWDAGNVSFYNMIDGSHIHSFTGISFCGELRPYFSLQGDGTSLTICSASDNNENCPDFSAKASVTHLSSCDLSVPEEANSLLCP; the protein is encoded by the exons ATGGTGTGTTCCTTGGACTTCTCTTTGCGGAGAGACTTCTTCTTTATCCTGCTTCTCCAGGTGTCCATGTGGGGCTCAG ATTCATTTTCGGTGATTGGCCCCTCGGAGCCCATTGTGGCCATGCTGGGTGCCGACACGGTGCTGCCCTGTCGCGTGTTCCCAGCCATGAGCCTGGAGAACATGGAGCTCCGCTGGTTCCGCTCCCAGTTCTCAGAAGCTGTGTATGTGTATCAGGACGGGATGGAGCAGACAGGAGAACAGCTGGTAGATTTCAGAGGGAGAGCAGAGCTGGTGAAAGACTACATCACTGAGGGAAGAGTGGCTGTGAGAATCCACAGCCTCCGCGTCTCAGACGATGGAATGtacaaatgtttttttaaaaagggaagtgATTTTGAagaagccgttttggagctaaaAGTGATAG GTCTGGGTTCCAATCCTCATATTTTCATGGTGGGTCCAGAAGATGGAGGAATACGGCTGAAGTGCACAGGCAAAGGATGGTTTCCCCAGCCTGAAGTTCAGTGGAAAGATGCAAAGGAGGAGAGGATCCCATCTCTCTCTGAAGACCAGACGCAAGACGATGATGGGTTGTTTCAGACTGAGGCGTCTCTCATTGTGAGAGACAGCTCAAAGACAGAAGTGTCCTGTTCCATGAAGAACCCCTTCTTTGGACAAGAGCAAGTGGAAACCATTTTTATCCCAG AGCCCTTCTTCCCTAGGACCTCTCCTTGGAAGGCAGCATTCGCTGTGACTTTCGTGATACTTGGGATTTCCATTGGTGCTATTGTGTATTTGGCtctgaaagaaaaacaggaaaagaaaaatgtatcagaagttgagaaggaaaaggagaaagaaagaaaagccaaag aatcACTTGAGAAGGAGCTTG CCAGAAGGAAGACATTATATCAGCAAG actgGAGAAAGGAACTGTTCAAAGCAG TGGATGTTACTCTGGATCCAGACACAGCTCATCACAAGCTCAAGTTATCTGAGAGcagaaaacaagtttatttaaAAGAGAATGATCCTCAGAATGGTGACGCCTCAACACACCAAGAGCAAGAAGAGTCTGAAACCATCTCCAGTGTTTTGGGCCAGGATGACCTTACCCCAGGGAGACATTGCTGGGAGGTAGAAGTGAGTATGAAGACAGAAGTTGGATCTGGAACTAGATGTGCTCTGGGTGTTTGTGCAGTTATAGCAAAAAGAGAGGGCTGGTTTGCAGAAAGTCCAGAGAAGAATTTCTGGGTGGTAACATACAAGGAAGGAGAAGTCATTTCCCAGAAAGGGTCTCTGTCACTGAGACAGTGGCCCCGCAGGATTGGAGTTTTCCTGGACTGGGATGCTGGGAACGTGTCCTTTTACAACATGATCGATGGGTCCCACATCCATTCTTTTACTGGAATCTCCTTCTGCGGAGAACTTCGTCCTTATTTTAGTCTTCAGGGTGATGGCACATCTTTGACTATCTGCTCAGCTTCAGATAACAATGAAAATTGTCCTGATTTTTCTGCAAAGGCCTCTGTAACTCATTTGAGTAGTTGTGATCTAAGTGTCCCCGAAGAAGCTAACTCTCTATTATGTCCATAA
- the BTNL2 gene encoding butyrophilin-like protein 2 isoform X2, with the protein MVGEDAVLTCQLLPRRTAAHMEVRWHRSEPSTPVFAYRDGAEVTETQMEGYRDRAEWIQDNIAEGTVALKIHSIQPSDDGQYWCRFQEGNYCGETSLWLRVAGLGSTPYIHMEGSVENGVQLACTAKGWFPEPQVSWQDITGEKLLTVSEHHVQDEDGLFYVESTLVVRNPLPEVVSCFIHNPTLTEKKGSHISIPEKLQTELASLKVIGPSQPILVRVGEDIQLTCSLSPKTNAQSMEVRWVRSHRYPAVYVYMDGDHVAGEQMAEYRGRTVLVSDTINEGRLTLQINNATISDDGQYQCLFEKDGVYQEANLDLKIVGLGSSPLISVEGWKDGEIKLLCTSEGWFPQPHVQWRDVEGKAIPSFSQDLTQGSHGLFRVEAFLLVTNSSTVNVTCSISNPLLGEEKVTAFSLSEFRMTFPWMTPIIWGVLLVGAIGLIWRCCCRRANETLDPNTAHQKQSFLRKTSMWPKVNQAARDL; encoded by the exons ATGGTCGGAGAAGATGCCGTCCTGACCTGTCAGCTCCTTCCCAGGAGAACCGCGGCGCACATGGAAGTGCGGTGGCACCGCTCAGAGCCCAGCACACCTGTGTTTGCGTACCGGGACGGAGCTGAGGTGACGGAGACGCAGATGGAGGGATACAGAGACCGGGCAGAGTGGATACAGGACAACATTGCTGAGGGAACCGTGGCTCTGAAGATTCACAGCATCCAACCATCCGACGATGGGCAGTACTGGTGCCGCTTCCAAGAGGGAAACTACTGTGGTGAAACAAGCTTGTGGCTCAGAGTAGCAG GTCTGGGGTCCACCCCTTACATTCACATGGAGGGATCTGTGGAGAATGGAGTCCAGCTTGCGTGCACTGCAAAAGGCTGGTTCCCAGAACCTCAGGTTTCTTGGCAAGACATCACGGGAGAAAAGTTGCTGACTGTCTCTGAGCATCACGTCCAAGATGAGGACGGCTTGTTCTATGTGGAAAGCACTCTCGTGGTCAGGAATCCCCTTCCAGAGGTCGTGTCCTGCTTCATCCACAACCCCACGCTCACTGAGAAGAAGGGGTCACATATCTCCATCCCAG aGAAACTGCAGACGGAGCTCG CTTCCTTAAAGGTGATTGGACCTTCCCAGCCCATTCTGGTCAGAGTGGGAGAAGACATACAATTAACCTGTTCCCTGTCCCCTAAGACTAATGCACAGAGCATGGAGGTGAGGTGGGTCCGATCCCACCGCTATCCTGCTGTTTATGTCTACATGGATGGGGACCATGTGGCTGGAGAGCAGATGGCCgagtacagaggcaggactgtaTTGGTGAGCGATACCATCAATGAGGGGAGGCTGACCCTGCAGATAAACAATGCCACAATTTCAGATGACGGACAGTACCAGTGCCTTTTTGAAAAAGATGGTGTCTACCAGGAAGCCAATCTGGATCTGAAGATCGTAG GTCTTGGTTCTTCCCCTCTGATCTCCGTGGAGGGTTGGAAGGATGGAGAAATAAAGCTACTGTGCACTTCAGAAGGGTGGTTCCCACAGCCCCATGTACAGTGGAGGGACGTGGAAGGAAAGGCAATACCATCGTTTTCCCAGGACCTGACTCAAGGCAGCCATGGGCTATTCCGCGTGGAGGCGTTTCTACTGGTCACAAACAGCTCCACTGTGAACGTGACCTGCTCCATCAGCAACCCCCTTCTTGGTGAGGAGAAAGTGACAGCTTTCTCTCTTTCAG AGTTCAGGATGACTTTTCCATGGATGACACCAATTATTTGGGGAGTGCTTCTTGTTGGAGCTATAGGCTTGATCTGGAGGTGCTGCTGTAGACGAG cGAATGAGACATTGGACCCAAATACAGCTCACCAGAAGCAATCCTTTCTGAGGAAAACGAGCATGTGGCCCAAGGTCAATCAAGCAGCCAGAGATCTGTAG
- the BTNL2 gene encoding butyrophilin-like protein 2 isoform X1, which translates to MVDFPGYSLSGVAASFLFVLLSMRQSDDFRVIGSARPILAMVGEDAVLTCQLLPRRTAAHMEVRWHRSEPSTPVFAYRDGAEVTETQMEGYRDRAEWIQDNIAEGTVALKIHSIQPSDDGQYWCRFQEGNYCGETSLWLRVAGLGSTPYIHMEGSVENGVQLACTAKGWFPEPQVSWQDITGEKLLTVSEHHVQDEDGLFYVESTLVVRNPLPEVVSCFIHNPTLTEKKGSHISIPEKLQTELASLKVIGPSQPILVRVGEDIQLTCSLSPKTNAQSMEVRWVRSHRYPAVYVYMDGDHVAGEQMAEYRGRTVLVSDTINEGRLTLQINNATISDDGQYQCLFEKDGVYQEANLDLKIVGLGSSPLISVEGWKDGEIKLLCTSEGWFPQPHVQWRDVEGKAIPSFSQDLTQGSHGLFRVEAFLLVTNSSTVNVTCSISNPLLGEEKVTAFSLSEFRMTFPWMTPIIWGVLLVGAIGLIWRCCCRRANETLDPNTAHQKQSFLRKTSMWPKVNQAARDL; encoded by the exons ATGGTGGATTTTCCAGGATACAGTCTGTCTGGCGTAGCTGCCTCCTTCCTCTTTGTATTGCTCAGCATGAGGCAGTCAG ATGACTTCAGAGTGATTGGTTCCGCCCGTCCTATCCTGGCCATGGTCGGAGAAGATGCCGTCCTGACCTGTCAGCTCCTTCCCAGGAGAACCGCGGCGCACATGGAAGTGCGGTGGCACCGCTCAGAGCCCAGCACACCTGTGTTTGCGTACCGGGACGGAGCTGAGGTGACGGAGACGCAGATGGAGGGATACAGAGACCGGGCAGAGTGGATACAGGACAACATTGCTGAGGGAACCGTGGCTCTGAAGATTCACAGCATCCAACCATCCGACGATGGGCAGTACTGGTGCCGCTTCCAAGAGGGAAACTACTGTGGTGAAACAAGCTTGTGGCTCAGAGTAGCAG GTCTGGGGTCCACCCCTTACATTCACATGGAGGGATCTGTGGAGAATGGAGTCCAGCTTGCGTGCACTGCAAAAGGCTGGTTCCCAGAACCTCAGGTTTCTTGGCAAGACATCACGGGAGAAAAGTTGCTGACTGTCTCTGAGCATCACGTCCAAGATGAGGACGGCTTGTTCTATGTGGAAAGCACTCTCGTGGTCAGGAATCCCCTTCCAGAGGTCGTGTCCTGCTTCATCCACAACCCCACGCTCACTGAGAAGAAGGGGTCACATATCTCCATCCCAG aGAAACTGCAGACGGAGCTCG CTTCCTTAAAGGTGATTGGACCTTCCCAGCCCATTCTGGTCAGAGTGGGAGAAGACATACAATTAACCTGTTCCCTGTCCCCTAAGACTAATGCACAGAGCATGGAGGTGAGGTGGGTCCGATCCCACCGCTATCCTGCTGTTTATGTCTACATGGATGGGGACCATGTGGCTGGAGAGCAGATGGCCgagtacagaggcaggactgtaTTGGTGAGCGATACCATCAATGAGGGGAGGCTGACCCTGCAGATAAACAATGCCACAATTTCAGATGACGGACAGTACCAGTGCCTTTTTGAAAAAGATGGTGTCTACCAGGAAGCCAATCTGGATCTGAAGATCGTAG GTCTTGGTTCTTCCCCTCTGATCTCCGTGGAGGGTTGGAAGGATGGAGAAATAAAGCTACTGTGCACTTCAGAAGGGTGGTTCCCACAGCCCCATGTACAGTGGAGGGACGTGGAAGGAAAGGCAATACCATCGTTTTCCCAGGACCTGACTCAAGGCAGCCATGGGCTATTCCGCGTGGAGGCGTTTCTACTGGTCACAAACAGCTCCACTGTGAACGTGACCTGCTCCATCAGCAACCCCCTTCTTGGTGAGGAGAAAGTGACAGCTTTCTCTCTTTCAG AGTTCAGGATGACTTTTCCATGGATGACACCAATTATTTGGGGAGTGCTTCTTGTTGGAGCTATAGGCTTGATCTGGAGGTGCTGCTGTAGACGAG cGAATGAGACATTGGACCCAAATACAGCTCACCAGAAGCAATCCTTTCTGAGGAAAACGAGCATGTGGCCCAAGGTCAATCAAGCAGCCAGAGATCTGTAG